A section of the Roseivirga sp. BDSF3-8 genome encodes:
- a CDS encoding tetratricopeptide repeat protein, which yields MKRIILALIVTVVAFSGSMAQKKTLRDAEKALRKEEYSEAMQLISEAEQHEETGSDSKTYFVKGQIYAGVAENAPDLEEDALEKSIKAYQKVVEMTDEKDKYNGLAALQLNQLYTNHLNAGATAYQSGDLETAYNEFEVASMADPMDTTAVLYAGVAAQQLENYENALKHYYTLIDDLDYTGQDVYSSVILFELDVNEDPEKALEVLGRARELYPENQDFMTQEINILIEQERADEARAKLQEAIKNNPDNATMYYNLGYLNDEMGKEDEAMAAYKNAIEIRPDYYEANFNVAVAYYNKAADLLKEANNLDLKEYQKKGPKMEQEAKGYMEKSLPYLEKAHELKPEEVIIIETLQAVYTRLGMNDKAMEMKEKAEAMYDGE from the coding sequence ATGAAACGAATAATTTTAGCACTTATCGTTACTGTAGTGGCTTTTTCAGGTAGTATGGCCCAGAAAAAGACGCTTAGAGATGCTGAGAAGGCGCTTAGGAAAGAAGAGTATTCTGAAGCTATGCAGCTTATCAGCGAAGCAGAGCAGCATGAGGAGACTGGCAGTGACTCAAAAACATATTTTGTAAAAGGTCAGATCTATGCCGGTGTAGCTGAGAATGCTCCCGACCTGGAAGAAGATGCCCTGGAAAAGTCTATCAAAGCTTACCAGAAAGTAGTGGAGATGACTGATGAAAAGGACAAGTACAACGGCCTGGCTGCACTTCAGCTTAACCAGTTATACACTAACCACCTGAACGCCGGCGCTACGGCTTATCAGAGTGGTGATCTGGAAACTGCCTATAATGAATTCGAAGTTGCTTCTATGGCTGACCCTATGGATACCACTGCGGTACTTTATGCCGGTGTGGCTGCCCAGCAGCTTGAGAATTATGAGAATGCGCTGAAGCATTACTATACCCTGATCGATGATCTTGATTACACAGGACAGGATGTATATTCAAGTGTAATTCTCTTCGAGCTTGACGTAAACGAAGATCCTGAGAAAGCCCTTGAAGTATTAGGACGTGCCCGTGAACTGTATCCTGAAAATCAGGACTTCATGACACAGGAGATAAACATCCTGATTGAGCAGGAGCGTGCTGATGAAGCCCGTGCCAAACTGCAGGAAGCGATCAAGAACAATCCTGACAATGCAACAATGTACTACAACCTCGGCTACCTCAACGATGAGATGGGTAAAGAGGATGAAGCTATGGCTGCATACAAGAATGCAATCGAGATCCGTCCTGATTACTATGAGGCTAACTTTAACGTAGCAGTAGCTTACTATAACAAAGCAGCTGACTTGCTTAAAGAGGCTAACAATCTGGACCTGAAAGAGTACCAGAAAAAAGGCCCTAAGATGGAACAGGAAGCTAAGGGATACATGGAAAAATCACTTCCTTACCTTGAAAAAGCTCATGAGCTTAAGCCTGAAGAAGTAATTATCATCGAAACGCTGCAGGCAGTATATACTCGCCTGGGTATGAATGATAAAGCCATGGAAATGAAGGAGAAAGCCGAAGCAATGTACGACGGCGAGTAA
- a CDS encoding aldo/keto reductase, giving the protein MFVTTKLATEAKSYQDAKEAIDDSLQKLDVDYIDMMIIHSPKPWKHFQEDDRYFEGNREAWKALEEAYNAGKLYP; this is encoded by the coding sequence ATTTTTGTCACTACCAAACTCGCTACCGAGGCTAAATCCTATCAGGATGCAAAGGAGGCCATAGACGACTCCCTGCAAAAACTGGATGTGGATTACATTGACATGATGATTATCCATAGCCCCAAACCCTGGAAGCATTTTCAGGAAGATGATCGTTACTTCGAAGGCAATCGTGAAGCATGGAAAGCGCTCGAAGAAGCATACAATGCCGGTAAACTTTATCCTTGA